The DNA sequence TGGTCATACGGGTCTCCTAGGGGGGTTCATCCCCGCGTGCGCGGGGAGCAGCTCCCCTCTGCGGGGTGGCCGGGGCCTTGGTCGGGTTCGTCCCCGCGTGCGCGGGGAGCAGACGGCACTCTGGGCCGCCCTCGACGGCGTCACGGGTTCGTCCCCGCGTGCGCGGGGAACAGACTGGCTGACCTGGCACCCTACGACGGCCACGAGCTGTTCTGCAGCACTTCCTAAGAACCCGACAATCCTGACACCGAGGCCGTCCGTACGGCCAGGCATCCACGCACGCACGGGGAAGCAGCTGCGCACTGCTCCGGGCCGCAGGACTGGAGTGGGGGTCATCCCCGCATGTGCGGGGAGCAGGGTGTGCGCTCCGCACGAGCACGGAGGGTCCGGGGGTCATCCCCGCATGTGCGGGGAGCAGACCGCCGGGACCGTCACTGCGATCGACACCCAGGGGTCATCCCCGCATGTGCGGGGAGCAGACTGGCTGAACTGGCACTTTATGACTGGGCAGGCTGTTTTGCAGCACTTCCTAAAAATCCGGCAATACGGACACTGGCACCATCCGGCGAGCAGGCATCCCCGCGTGCACGGACTTTAGGCGAGCCAGCCGCTACCCATGGGCACTTTCGCCGAATCCGGCATTTCGTGCATGCACGCCACGAGCAAGCCCTCGACGCCCTCGGTCCGGAGCCGCAACCTCGATCCCGTCAACACGCCCGGCCAGCAGGGGCGGGGGAGCAGTCGCGGTGCCGGACGATGCGCTAGCTCCGATTGAGGCTGCCCGGGCACAGTGCCGCCAAAGTTACGGTGTCTGAGGCCGCTGGCTTGCGTCGGGCGCGAGACCAAAGCCAAGCGAGCTATTCCGAGGCGTCGGCGGCCGTGCGGTGAAGAACGTGTTTGTCCAGGACGATGGTGTTGCTGCTTCGGACGGTGCCGTGGAGGTCCGAAAGGTTGCCGTCGAGGTGAATGGCCCTTCCCTCCGTGCGGTAGGTACCCGTGTTGACGCCGATCTTGAACACGGGGCAATTGTCCAGGTTGCAGATCACGTTGTTGATCTGCTCGAAACGGCCGTCCGCGGTGAAGGTCAGCTTCTGGATGTAGAGGGTGATTCCCGGGCGGTCCTTGTCGACGGGTTCGGTCCACTGCCCTGTCAGCCGGGCCTGGTGCGCGGCCGGGGCGTCGGCCCCCGCCACCTGGGCGGCGGCAGAGCCACTGGTGGCCGTCATGGCGGCCAGGAGCAGCAGTGCGGTGCCCAATGCTGACTGAAGAAGCTGCGCGACTCCCTGGACCGCTTCGAAGCTGCGCTGGTGGAGGGCACGACCGGTGGGGTGGCGATCGTGAAGAAGAACGGCGGCCCGTGGATCCGGGTCTCGCCCCGGCCCAAGCAGGAGGAGCCGGAGAACCTGGTGGCCGTGAAGGGTGAGATCGAGCGGCGTTGGGGGACCATCGACCTGCTGGACATCCTGAAGTACGCCGAGTTCGACACTGACTTCACCGCCGAGTTCACCTCTGTGGCCACCCGCGAGAATCTGTCGAAGGACACGCTGCGGCGCCGGCTGCTGCTGGTGCTGTTCGGGCTGGGCACCAACATGGGGATCAAGCGGGTCGCGGTGACCGGCAAGCACGGTGAGAGCGAGGCGACGCTGCGGCGGGTGCGGCACCTGTTCGTGAACCGGACCAACATGCGTGCCGCGCTGGTGAAGCTGGTCAACGCCACCTTCGCCGCCCGCGACGAGCTCTGGTGGGGCACCGGTACGGCGTGCGCCTCTGACAGCCGCAAGTTCGGCTCCTGGTCCTCGAACCTGATGACGGAGTGGCACAACCGCTACCGAGGTCCGGGAGTGATGATCTACTGGCACGTCGAGCGGAAGTCGGTGTGCATCTACTCCCAGCTCAAGTCTTGTTCGGCCTCCGAGGTCGCCGCGATGATCGAGGGCGTGCTGCGGCACTGCACCGACATGGAGGTCGACCGGCAGTACACCGACACCCACGGCGCTTCCATCGTGGGGTTCGCGTTCGCGCACATGCTCGACTTCAAGCTGATGCCCCGTTTGAAGAACATCGGGTCAGCGAAGCTGTACCGGCCAGCTGCCGGCGAGGACGCGAACTGGCCGACCCTGGCGCCGGTGCTGTCCACCCGCACGATCGACTGGGACCTGATCGCCCAGCAGTACGACCAGATCGTGAAGTACACCACCGCGCTGCGGCTGGGTACCGCCGAGGCCGAGCAGGTGCTGCGGCGCTTCACCAAGAACGGCCCTAAGCACCCGACCTACCAGGCGATCGAGGAGCTGGGCCGGGCGGTGCGGACCTCGTTCGTCTGCGACTACCTAGCCGACGTCTAGATGCGCCAGGAGATCGGCGAGGGCCTGCAGGTGGTCGAGAACTGGAACTCGGCGAACCAGGACCTGTTCTACGGCAAAGACGGCGACCTGACCGGCGCGGACAAGGAGAGCCAGGAGGTCAGCATGCTGGCGCTGCACCTGCTCCAGTCGGCGCTGGTCCACGTCAACACCCTGCTGATGCAGCAGGTTCTGGCCGATCCGAAGTGGGCGGACCGGCTCACCGACGCCGACCGCCGGGGCCTGTCGCCGCTGTTCTGGACCCACGTGAACCCGTACGGCCGGTTCGAGCTGGACATGAACAGCCGCCTGGACCTGGAGCCTGCGGCCGCGGTGACAGTGCCTGGCCCGCGTAATCCGCAGAGCGAGGTCTCAGCTACAAGGTGACCCGAGCTACTACCGGATGGTCGTAGAGCCCGGGAAGGTGCACCGGGAGGCCCGTCGGTAGGCAGCGGCCGCGGCAGCCGATGCCGGACAGTCGGGGCGAGGGCGTGGATCAGCTCGGGGTTGTGGTGCCAGCGCCCAGCTGCCGCTCGATCTCCGCGGTCGGGAACGGCGTCTGCTTGCTCTCGGTGAGCAGACGGCGGAAGAAGGAGTCCACGACGACGGTAGGGCGTGCGTGCCGGTCGATGATGGCCGTGATCTCGGGCGGCACGTCGCCGGGTCGCCGACCCGAGATCCAGTCGCGCAGGAAAACTTCGCGTTCCGTGTCACCGCGCACGCCGTCGAGCAAGTGGTACTGGAGCAGGTGGCTCGCGGTGTAGCAGTGGTCGTACGCGAGGTGGTCCGAGAGGAAGTTGGACTCGTCCGCCGAAAGGTCGAAGCGGGAGCTCAGGGCAAGTCCGAAGTCAGCGAAGTAGAGCCGGCGGCCGTCGGTCAGGATGTTGGCAAAGTGAGCATCGAAGTGGACGAGTCCGCGAGAACTCATGAAGGCGGCACCGCTCATCAGAGCTTCCTCCACCCAGCGGAAGGGCGACCCGTCCCCGCCTCCCGGCACGGCGGCTTTGCGGTGGTCGGCCAGCCATTCGGCGAGTGTGTGCGGCACGTGCTCCAAGAAGACCACCAGGCTGCACGAGGAGCGGCCGATGGCCTCCAGCCGGTGACGAACGGCGGGTGATCCCTCCCAGTGTGCGACGGCCCCCTCTAGGCCCCCGAAGTCGTCGGTGAATCCTTCGGGAGGGGAGTCGGGCAGAACCCGCCAGTGGTACATCAGGGGGAAGCCCGCGTACTCGTCGCCCAGAACCCAGTTCGTGGCCATGGTGTGCACGGCAAGCTCCCGCCAGGCACCGAACCCGGCCGAGCCCACCCCGTACTGGTAGAACATCGGCAGGTCGAAGACGTTCGCGGTCGACCGCGCGTTCTCCGGGCGCAATTCGATGTCCGTCAAAGGGATCCGCTTGACGAAGACGCGCGTTCCATCGATGTCTAGCTCTACCGACCTGCCGCCGATGCCCGACCCGAGCGGGGTGGCAGCTGCCACGGCCTCCCCGAGCCGATGGTCGCTCAGCAAGGAGAGCTGAGTGCTCACGGTCCCGTAGGCGGCAAGCCGCGCTGCGTACGTGGCGTCGCGGTGGTGCATCAACAGCTCCTCGGTGCCCCGAACCAAGGGCGTCGTGATCATACGAACACAATCGACTCTATCCGCAAAGGTCGTCCTGTTCCCGTAAACGACCCTTTCCCGGAGCAAGATCAAGAACAGTCGCCAGGAGGAGCCCGGGTCGCGGATTCACTGTCACAACCCGTTCTCACTCAAAAATGGAACCAGGCATGTTCTGGGAATTGTTTGTGACAGCATTCGGGGTCATGACGGACCATCAGACCGCACTCGCGTCCGAAGCGGACGACGTCGAGCGTCACCCCTGCCCCCGCTGTCACGCGTCGTCAGGCTCACCCTGCCGCTCGCGCGCCGGCGCGGTCGCCGGGACTTATCACACCGGCCGCTTCACGAAAGTGCCCCGGCTCGCGAAACTCCTGCGGGTGCCGACCCCGGCCGACCGCGGTCCGGGACAGCCGTGGCGGCCTGGCACCCCCGCGCCCGCGCCCATCGACCCGGACACCCCGAGCGCGGACATCCGCATCGGCTACGCCCGCTGCTCGACCCTCACCCAGGAACTCCAGACCCAGCTGGACGCGCTCACCGCGAAGAGCATCCCCCGGGACAAGATCTTCTCCGAGAAGATCAGCACCCGGGTGCGGGTCCGCCCGAAGTTCGAGGCCGCGCTCGCTGCCGCGCGGGAGATCAAGGCGCACGCCCCGCACTGCCGGGTCATCTTCACCGTGTACGAGATGAAGCGCCTCGGGCGCGACGCCGCCGAACTGACCGCGCTCGCCGACCACCTCGCCGCCCACGGCCTGGTCCTGGAGATGCTCGCAGGTCCCCTCGCCGGGATCTACGACCCCACCGGGCACGGCCGGCTGCTGTTCGCGTTCTTCGCCGCGATGGCGGAGACCGAACGGGAGAACATCCGCGAGTCGACTCTCGAAGGGCTCGACACCGCGGCCCGCAAGGGCAAGCACGGCGGCCGGCCCCCGGTCATCACCGACGACATGCTCCACACCGTCCTGCGCCGCCGCGCGGGCGGAGAGAGCGTCGAGCAAATCCAGCCCGACCTGATCATCCCCACCGGCAAGCGAAAGGGACACAACCCGAGCCTGTCCAGCATCTACCGGGCCCTGGCCGAACATGAGAAGCGGCAGGCATACCCCGAAGCCGCTACCCAGGCCCAGGCCGACTTCGCCGCCCTTCAACAGCGCGACCGCATCCCAGAGTAGTTACTCAGCGCTACACGCCACCTGGCCGTAGCTATACGAGAACAGGGCCGCCACCGGCCGCACCCGAGACGGACACCCCGGGCGCGGACATCCGCATTGGGTACGCCCGCTGCAGCCACCTCACCCAAGAGCTGCAGTCGCAGCTGGACGCGCTCAGCGCGCACGGCATCCCCCGCGACAAGATCTTCTCGGAGAAGATCAGCACCCGCATCCGGGTCCGGCCCCAGTTCGAGGCCGCGCTCACCCTCGCCCGCGAGATCAAGGCCCACGCCCCGCACTGCCGCGTGCTATTCACCGTCTACGAGATGAA is a window from the Streptomyces spororaveus genome containing:
- a CDS encoding recombinase family protein, with translation MTDHQTALASEADDVERHPCPRCHASSGSPCRSRAGAVAGTYHTGRFTKVPRLAKLLRVPTPADRGPGQPWRPGTPAPAPIDPDTPSADIRIGYARCSTLTQELQTQLDALTAKSIPRDKIFSEKISTRVRVRPKFEAALAAAREIKAHAPHCRVIFTVYEMKRLGRDAAELTALADHLAAHGLVLEMLAGPLAGIYDPTGHGRLLFAFFAAMAETERENIRESTLEGLDTAARKGKHGGRPPVITDDMLHTVLRRRAGGESVEQIQPDLIIPTGKRKGHNPSLSSIYRALAEHEKRQAYPEAATQAQADFAALQQRDRIPE
- a CDS encoding protein kinase family protein yields the protein MHHRDATYAARLAAYGTVSTQLSLLSDHRLGEAVAAATPLGSGIGGRSVELDIDGTRVFVKRIPLTDIELRPENARSTANVFDLPMFYQYGVGSAGFGAWRELAVHTMATNWVLGDEYAGFPLMYHWRVLPDSPPEGFTDDFGGLEGAVAHWEGSPAVRHRLEAIGRSSCSLVVFLEHVPHTLAEWLADHRKAAVPGGGDGSPFRWVEEALMSGAAFMSSRGLVHFDAHFANILTDGRRLYFADFGLALSSRFDLSADESNFLSDHLAYDHCYTASHLLQYHLLDGVRGDTEREVFLRDWISGRRPGDVPPEITAIIDRHARPTVVVDSFFRRLLTESKQTPFPTAEIERQLGAGTTTPS